One Flavobacterium sp. 90 DNA segment encodes these proteins:
- a CDS encoding DUF5689 domain-containing protein: MKNRFLSPFLAFVLVFFYSCNNEVEIPKLACTQPDLTVNQTVQKVKDLSGSVPKQYSYNDIIEAYVVSSDEEGNFFKTISFQTLATDKTPAIGFSIPVDVSNSYIDFRIGNKVYIKLKNQFTDLYFEGLRIGSLYVSNAGDPTIGRVSQNDYKNVLNASCTIIDESELVQSVSIEEALNESKLNTLIELTNVQFTEAAIGRHYFEESNNVGGSTNWNLRDKTGNQIIFRTSGYASFADHFVPEGSGKVRGILTKFGSDYQLMIRSEKDVEMNGKRNIPFFDEDFQSVKNNVNFALPGWSNIVQKASKLWKSMLYAGNGYAEFNTTSTTAAENVAWLVTPKINLGDYKNVVFSFRSAQHDLKVDSPLNSLEVYVSTDFNGSSITKANWTKLEANFASLSTPSRQFISSGGIDLSSYSGNIHIAFKYIGSGKDKTLNGAFMVDDVRIFGEK, translated from the coding sequence ATGAAAAATAGATTCTTATCTCCTTTTTTAGCATTCGTACTCGTCTTTTTTTATAGTTGTAATAACGAAGTTGAAATTCCAAAATTAGCATGTACACAGCCTGATTTGACCGTAAATCAAACCGTTCAAAAAGTGAAGGATCTTTCAGGTTCAGTTCCTAAACAATACAGTTATAATGATATAATTGAGGCATATGTAGTGTCAAGTGATGAAGAAGGAAATTTTTTCAAAACAATCTCATTTCAAACTTTGGCAACGGACAAAACACCGGCAATAGGATTCAGTATTCCTGTAGATGTTTCAAACTCCTATATTGATTTTCGTATTGGAAATAAAGTTTACATAAAACTTAAAAATCAGTTTACAGATCTGTATTTTGAAGGTTTACGCATTGGAAGTTTGTATGTAAGTAATGCAGGAGATCCAACAATTGGCAGAGTTTCACAAAATGATTATAAAAATGTATTAAATGCTTCCTGTACAATTATTGATGAAAGCGAATTAGTTCAATCGGTTTCTATTGAAGAAGCATTAAACGAAAGTAAACTCAACACATTAATAGAATTAACAAATGTGCAATTTACGGAAGCGGCAATTGGACGCCATTATTTTGAAGAATCAAATAATGTTGGAGGTTCTACAAATTGGAATCTTCGAGATAAAACGGGCAATCAAATTATATTCAGAACAAGTGGTTACGCCAGTTTTGCAGATCATTTTGTACCTGAAGGAAGTGGAAAAGTCAGAGGGATATTGACAAAATTTGGATCTGATTATCAATTGATGATTAGGTCAGAAAAGGATGTAGAAATGAACGGAAAAAGGAATATTCCGTTTTTTGATGAAGATTTTCAATCAGTAAAAAACAATGTGAATTTTGCGTTACCGGGTTGGAGTAATATTGTGCAAAAAGCTTCAAAATTATGGAAAAGTATGCTCTATGCCGGAAACGGATATGCAGAGTTTAATACAACAAGTACAACAGCGGCCGAAAATGTTGCATGGCTCGTAACTCCAAAAATCAACTTAGGCGATTACAAAAATGTGGTATTCTCTTTTAGAAGTGCACAACATGATTTAAAAGTTGATTCTCCATTGAATTCTTTAGAAGTTTATGTGTCAACAGACTTTAATGGATCAAGTATTACTAAAGCAAATTGGACAAAGCTAGAGGCTAATTTTGCTTCATTGTCAACGCCATCCCGACAATTTATAAGTTCGGGAGGAATCGATTTGTCTTCGTATTCAGGAAATATTCATATTGCATTTAAGTATATAGGATCTGGTAAAGATAAAACGCTTAATGGTGCTTTTATGGTCGATGACGTTAGAATTTTTGGCGAAAAGTAG
- a CDS encoding Gfo/Idh/MocA family oxidoreductase, giving the protein MQKIKTALLSYGMSGKVFHAPFLNIHPGFELLGSWERSKKLIQEDYPSVKSYPSIDDLLADDVDLVIVNTPVGTHFEYAKKVLLAGKHAVVEKAFTTTVAEAEELAAIAKEKGLKLAVFQNRRWDSDFKTVQKIIKEGVLGDLVEAEFHFDRYNPLLSAKAHKETANDGAGILKDLGPHLIDQAVCLFGSPKSVFGDIRYTRENSLVDDWIDLLLIYENFRVRLKAGFFVREANPAYTIHGKKGSFLKPRGDVQEDELKLGKKPNLESWGTESETLQGLLHTEIDGKEIREKIPTLQGNYFSFFDGVYDSITNKKVEPVTAQDGVKVMQIIEAAIASNAQQKVINL; this is encoded by the coding sequence ATGCAAAAAATAAAAACAGCACTATTATCATACGGAATGTCGGGGAAAGTTTTTCACGCTCCGTTTTTAAATATTCATCCGGGATTTGAATTATTAGGTTCTTGGGAAAGAAGCAAAAAACTAATTCAGGAAGATTATCCAAGCGTAAAAAGTTATCCTTCAATAGATGATTTATTGGCAGACGATGTTGATTTGGTAATTGTAAATACGCCAGTTGGAACACATTTCGAATATGCTAAAAAAGTATTATTAGCAGGAAAACATGCCGTTGTCGAAAAAGCATTTACCACAACAGTTGCCGAAGCTGAGGAATTAGCCGCAATCGCAAAAGAAAAAGGTTTAAAATTAGCCGTTTTTCAAAACAGAAGATGGGATAGTGATTTCAAAACCGTTCAGAAAATAATAAAAGAAGGAGTTTTAGGAGATTTGGTCGAAGCCGAATTTCATTTCGATAGATATAATCCTTTATTGAGCGCAAAAGCACACAAAGAAACCGCAAATGACGGCGCCGGAATCCTGAAAGATTTAGGTCCGCATTTAATCGATCAGGCAGTTTGTTTATTTGGTTCACCAAAATCAGTTTTTGGAGATATTCGTTATACAAGAGAAAATTCTTTAGTAGACGATTGGATTGATTTATTGTTGATTTACGAAAACTTCAGAGTACGACTAAAAGCAGGTTTCTTTGTTAGAGAAGCAAATCCTGCATATACAATTCACGGAAAAAAAGGTTCGTTCTTAAAACCTCGTGGTGATGTTCAGGAAGACGAATTAAAACTCGGTAAAAAGCCAAACTTAGAATCATGGGGAACAGAATCTGAAACCTTACAAGGATTATTGCACACAGAAATAGACGGAAAAGAAATCAGAGAAAAAATTCCAACGCTTCAGGGAAATTATTTCTCGTTTTTTGATGGCGTTTACGATTCAATTACAAACAAGAAAGTTGAACCAGTTACGGCACAAGACGGAGTAAAAGTGATGCAAATCATCGAAGCTGCAATCGCAAGTAATGCGCAGCAAAAAGTAATTAATTTGTAA
- a CDS encoding MFS transporter gives MINFNPLSLFQTKGKIKKVYREAKASYLNRIRFAVGMFYFGMGLSFATWASRIPDIKTALHLTEGDLGSILFALPMGQLIIMPFSGKMVTKFGSHRILVFSLIMYVLCLANLGLATSALQLSLGLFLFGLFGNLANIAVNTQGVYTEVLFRKTIMSSFHGMWSFAGFTGALVGLGMLALNLTPLHHFMIVGGVVFLMVAFNFKFLVKAKEKIKHKTSEKKKLFAKPDSALIWLGVIGFCSMASEGVMFDWSGVYFKDIVKAPGPLVILGYTSFMIMMASGRFLGDGLINKFGRERVMQISGIMISAGLFTAVFLPYIIPCTIAFMAVGLGVATIVPTVYSMAGKNPTVPPGEALTIVSSVSFLGFLMGPPVIGHIAETFGLQFSFAFIGIFGVLIAFMVSKIRTSE, from the coding sequence TTGATCAATTTCAATCCATTATCATTATTCCAAACCAAGGGAAAAATCAAGAAAGTCTATAGAGAGGCAAAAGCTTCTTATTTAAACCGAATTCGTTTTGCAGTTGGGATGTTTTATTTTGGAATGGGTTTAAGTTTTGCAACCTGGGCAAGTAGAATTCCGGATATAAAAACAGCTTTGCATTTAACCGAAGGAGATTTAGGATCGATACTTTTTGCGCTTCCAATGGGACAATTGATAATCATGCCTTTTTCAGGAAAAATGGTAACCAAATTCGGAAGTCATCGCATTTTAGTTTTCTCCTTAATAATGTATGTTTTGTGTCTGGCAAATTTAGGTTTGGCAACTTCAGCCTTACAATTATCGCTGGGTTTGTTTTTATTTGGATTATTTGGAAATCTAGCCAATATCGCTGTAAACACACAAGGCGTTTATACCGAAGTTCTTTTTAGAAAAACCATCATGTCATCGTTTCACGGAATGTGGAGTTTTGCCGGATTTACGGGAGCTTTAGTCGGTTTAGGAATGTTAGCTTTAAACCTCACGCCATTGCATCATTTTATGATTGTTGGAGGAGTTGTTTTTTTAATGGTTGCATTCAATTTTAAATTTTTGGTCAAAGCCAAAGAAAAAATTAAGCACAAAACCTCTGAAAAGAAAAAACTATTTGCAAAACCTGATAGTGCTTTAATTTGGCTTGGTGTAATTGGTTTTTGCAGCATGGCAAGCGAAGGCGTAATGTTTGACTGGAGCGGAGTTTACTTTAAAGATATCGTAAAAGCGCCTGGACCATTAGTGATTTTAGGATATACTTCATTCATGATTATGATGGCAAGCGGAAGATTTTTAGGAGATGGACTAATCAATAAATTTGGACGTGAACGCGTGATGCAAATTAGCGGAATCATGATCTCGGCAGGACTTTTTACAGCCGTTTTTCTTCCTTATATTATTCCTTGTACGATTGCTTTTATGGCAGTTGGTTTGGGTGTTGCGACAATTGTACCAACGGTTTATAGCATGGCAGGAAAAAATCCAACAGTTCCTCCAGGTGAAGCTTTAACCATAGTTTCGAGTGTAAGTTTCCTTGGTTTCTTAATGGGGCCTCCAGTTATTGGTCATATTGCTGAAACTTTTGGACTTCAATTTTCTTTTGCTTTTATTGGAATTTTTGGTGTTTTGATTGCCTTTATGGTATCTAAAATTAGAACTTCAGAATAA
- a CDS encoding carboxypeptidase-like regulatory domain-containing protein, which yields MEKKYVLLFILLSFKVAFAQQETTFFGIVLDSKTQNPLENVVVSIQNSAITQLTNKSGKFELHSAKTGEQLLLLHSQGYKDLLLKVQSNFGQQVNLGILQLEDRFSDETPAALISLLESDLSDDSSSSEMTSGLLQSSKDAFMQASAFNWGQARFRVRGLDSENGTMMLNGMIMNKIYDGRPQWSNWGGLNNVLRNQEFSVGAAASNYTFGGILGTQQIFTRASMYRKGTQLTFSGSNTSYNLRGIATYASGMNASGWAFAISAGKRWSGEGYFEGTNFDAESFFISAEKKLNKRQSLNFTGFYTPSSRAKNSANTNEVTQLTNDKYNSYWGFQNDEKRNARIKKVEEPLFMLNHYFKINEKTNLNSSVMYQFGKVGNSTIDYQNANSPDPTYYRKLPSYYSSLYAKDNGEFSGEFTPDYENAEKSKLSFLENPQLDWEAMYRANQKTIVNSNGEITGYEASKSHYVLYEDRTDDNTIAANSNLNIQLSENTSFDGGVTFRNLKSHQFQYLLDLLGGQYFEDIDAFYSGNAAQSDLQNPNRQVKEGDIYGYNYNFIATTIDAFTQFKFTYNKIDFYLGQSYSLSNYQREGLYQNGIYPTTSLGKSEKVSFENFGFKGGLTYKISGKQWLFFNGMHLTRAPSLRNTFSNSRLNNSIVDGIENENISSAEANYVYHSPKLKMRFTGYYTLIKNTTKTSFFYAEGIFDRGASYNSTDAFVSQTLTHLDKKNIGLELSFEYQISLTLKTTLSAAYGNYTYNSNPNVSITNDANVAKGDSQATFDFGESYLKNYKQSGMPQQAYSFGLEYRDPKYWWLASNINYMAESYIDVSPIARTARFYKNSISGLVFPEATEERALTLLKQEKFDPMILLNVSGGKSWRISRKYIGLFASINNVLDLTYKTGGFEQARNANFRALNQDVSSGTPSFGPKYFYGYGRTYFLNLSISL from the coding sequence ATGGAAAAAAAATACGTGTTACTTTTTATTTTATTGTCTTTTAAGGTTGCTTTTGCACAACAGGAAACTACTTTCTTTGGAATAGTACTGGATTCGAAAACACAAAATCCTCTAGAAAATGTTGTCGTAAGTATTCAAAATTCAGCAATAACACAACTCACAAACAAAAGCGGAAAGTTTGAATTACATTCTGCAAAAACAGGCGAACAATTGCTTTTGCTGCACAGTCAGGGCTATAAAGATTTGCTTTTAAAAGTCCAGTCAAACTTTGGACAACAAGTAAATTTAGGAATCCTTCAACTAGAAGATCGTTTTTCAGACGAAACACCGGCGGCTTTAATTTCTTTGTTAGAAAGTGATTTATCAGACGATAGCAGTTCATCAGAAATGACTTCCGGTTTATTGCAATCATCAAAAGATGCTTTCATGCAGGCGTCAGCATTCAATTGGGGTCAAGCCCGATTTAGAGTTCGTGGTTTAGACAGCGAAAACGGAACCATGATGCTAAACGGCATGATAATGAACAAAATCTATGACGGAAGACCACAGTGGAGCAATTGGGGTGGTTTAAATAATGTACTTAGAAATCAGGAATTTTCTGTTGGAGCAGCAGCTTCAAACTATACATTTGGAGGTATTTTGGGAACACAGCAAATATTTACCCGAGCTTCAATGTATCGAAAAGGCACACAACTTACTTTTTCGGGAAGTAATACATCCTATAACTTACGTGGAATCGCAACTTATGCTTCAGGAATGAATGCTTCCGGTTGGGCATTTGCGATTTCGGCAGGAAAACGATGGTCTGGCGAAGGCTATTTTGAAGGAACAAATTTTGATGCCGAATCCTTTTTCATTAGTGCAGAAAAGAAATTAAATAAGAGACAATCTTTGAATTTTACCGGATTTTATACCCCAAGTTCTCGCGCAAAAAACTCGGCAAATACAAATGAAGTTACACAATTAACGAACGATAAATACAATTCATATTGGGGATTTCAGAATGATGAAAAACGAAACGCCAGAATTAAGAAAGTCGAAGAACCATTGTTTATGCTCAATCATTATTTTAAGATAAATGAAAAAACAAATCTGAATTCGAGCGTAATGTATCAGTTTGGAAAAGTAGGAAACAGTACTATAGATTATCAAAACGCAAACAGTCCAGATCCTACTTATTATCGAAAATTACCTAGTTATTATAGTTCTCTTTATGCAAAAGATAATGGAGAATTTTCAGGAGAATTTACGCCGGATTACGAAAATGCCGAGAAAAGTAAACTGTCGTTTCTTGAAAATCCTCAATTAGATTGGGAAGCAATGTATCGGGCAAATCAAAAAACAATTGTAAATTCTAATGGAGAGATTACAGGTTATGAAGCTTCAAAGAGTCATTATGTTTTGTACGAAGATCGAACCGACGATAATACAATTGCGGCAAATTCAAATTTAAACATACAACTTTCAGAAAATACCTCTTTTGATGGCGGAGTTACGTTTAGAAATTTGAAATCACATCAGTTTCAATATCTTTTAGATTTACTTGGAGGACAATATTTTGAAGATATAGATGCTTTTTATAGCGGAAATGCAGCCCAATCAGATTTGCAGAACCCGAATCGTCAAGTTAAAGAGGGCGATATTTATGGCTATAATTATAATTTTATAGCAACTACAATTGATGCTTTTACGCAATTTAAATTTACCTATAATAAGATTGATTTTTATTTAGGGCAATCGTATTCTCTTTCAAATTATCAAAGAGAAGGATTGTATCAAAACGGAATTTATCCAACAACTTCTTTAGGTAAAAGTGAAAAAGTGAGTTTTGAAAATTTTGGTTTTAAAGGAGGGCTAACCTATAAAATTTCAGGAAAACAATGGTTGTTTTTTAACGGAATGCATCTTACAAGAGCGCCATCACTTCGGAATACATTTTCGAATTCACGTTTAAATAATTCAATTGTTGACGGAATAGAAAATGAAAATATCAGCAGTGCCGAAGCGAATTATGTCTATCATTCGCCCAAGCTTAAAATGCGATTTACAGGATATTATACTTTGATAAAAAACACAACCAAAACTTCCTTTTTTTATGCCGAAGGAATTTTTGACAGAGGCGCAAGTTACAATAGTACAGATGCTTTTGTCAGCCAGACCTTAACCCATTTAGACAAGAAAAATATTGGGCTTGAACTGAGTTTTGAATATCAAATTTCGTTAACATTAAAAACGACTTTATCTGCTGCTTATGGAAATTACACATATAATAGCAATCCAAATGTTTCAATAACAAATGATGCAAATGTAGCCAAAGGAGATAGTCAGGCAACTTTTGATTTTGGAGAATCTTATCTTAAAAATTACAAACAATCTGGGATGCCACAGCAAGCCTATTCATTTGGATTGGAATATAGAGATCCAAAATATTGGTGGTTGGCATCAAATATTAATTATATGGCAGAAAGTTATATCGATGTTTCGCCTATTGCCAGAACAGCAAGGTTTTATAAGAATTCAATAAGTGGTTTGGTTTTTCCCGAAGCGACAGAAGAACGAGCACTTACATTACTAAAACAAGAAAAATTTGATCCAATGATACTCTTAAATGTTTCCGGAGGCAAGTCGTGGCGAATCTCCCGAAAATACATTGGTCTTTTTGCAAGTATAAATAATGTTCTGGATTTAACCTATAAAACAGGCGGTTTTGAGCAAGCGCGAAATGCTAATTTTAGAGCGCTTAATCAAGATGTATCTAGCGGAACACCATCATTTGGGCCTAAATATTTTTACGGATACGGACGAACTTATTTCTTGAATCTGAGTATCAGTTTATAA